The Corynebacterium glaucum genome includes a region encoding these proteins:
- a CDS encoding ATP-binding protein gives MDNPFRPTFGASPRVWAGRDAVLEDFARAVDGAPGNPDRSILISGSRGIGKTVLLTELEDIAKQRGWLVLRASAREDIARVLVESAIPEAIESLDQTTRRRVTGISIAGIGSVSTQVESQEPSKRLTTQLRDLIDRLQDTGVLITIDEIQDVSAEDLTQVAIAYQDLVRDDLPVAVAMAGLTLGINELLNLPGATFLRRARHYELGPLTLEDAEQALAGTAKEGGLEFPSAADAAAFSQGYPYLVQLTGYLAWESAVGMGLDALDNRALEDAMPRAIDRLGTQVHQPALREVPHRQREYLEAMASIALRAPDGVVATAEISEELGIRATSLSDTRSKLIDRDLITPAGWGKVEFAQPYLGEYIRDQRRPRRVQ, from the coding sequence ATGGATAACCCGTTCCGCCCCACTTTCGGTGCCAGCCCGCGGGTCTGGGCCGGCCGCGATGCTGTGCTGGAGGATTTCGCTCGCGCAGTCGACGGGGCACCCGGCAACCCAGACCGCTCCATTCTCATCTCCGGATCGAGGGGCATTGGAAAGACGGTGCTGCTGACTGAGCTTGAGGATATCGCGAAGCAGCGCGGCTGGTTGGTGCTGCGAGCATCTGCACGAGAAGACATTGCACGAGTCCTCGTTGAGTCGGCCATTCCAGAAGCGATCGAGAGCCTGGATCAAACCACCCGCCGCAGGGTCACCGGCATCTCTATCGCAGGGATCGGGTCGGTGAGCACGCAGGTGGAAAGCCAGGAGCCCTCGAAGCGACTCACTACTCAGCTCCGTGACCTCATCGATCGGCTGCAAGACACCGGAGTGTTGATCACCATCGACGAGATCCAGGACGTCTCCGCTGAAGACCTCACCCAGGTTGCAATCGCGTACCAGGATCTGGTCCGCGATGACCTCCCTGTCGCCGTCGCCATGGCCGGTCTGACGCTGGGGATCAACGAGCTTCTCAACTTGCCCGGCGCGACCTTTCTTCGGCGAGCCCGACATTATGAACTCGGCCCGTTGACGCTCGAGGACGCGGAACAAGCGCTGGCGGGTACTGCCAAGGAAGGTGGCCTCGAGTTCCCTAGCGCCGCAGATGCCGCCGCGTTTAGTCAGGGCTACCCCTACCTCGTGCAGCTGACGGGGTATCTGGCGTGGGAAAGCGCAGTTGGAATGGGGCTCGATGCGCTAGACAACCGCGCCCTTGAGGATGCAATGCCGCGTGCAATCGACCGCCTCGGTACCCAAGTGCACCAACCCGCACTGCGGGAAGTACCGCACCGCCAACGGGAATACCTTGAAGCGATGGCCTCCATCGCCTTGCGCGCACCCGACGGGGTTGTAGCAACCGCCGAAATTTCAGAAGAGCTGGGTATTCGAGCAACGTCGCTGAGCGATACACGCAGCAAGCTCATCGACCGCGACCTCATCACTCCCGCGGGCTGGGGCAAAGTGGAGTTTGCGCAGCCATATCTCGGCGAATACATCCGCGACCAGCGCCGACCGCGCCGAGTGCAGTAG
- a CDS encoding DUF1648 domain-containing protein has translation MRAKPLYTAAVIIYLAVLAYVFLRWDAIPDPVPMHIGPAGEIDSWAPKTWLSVTAVTLIGLVITVGVAATLPSISLARIGHDQPAGGELPFSETAAKRAEWLHETTNLMLAQVVLGAAVLLAVVQIMLIFPDAPISTWSFLILFGAFMVFTLVLAWRLHRTAKEGFTRIEPDQAERIRIERLGTKAGMGVYSAPEDPTAVAVLPAEPGKLQINTAHPAGKRALTRIALSLVGMMIGILVISILA, from the coding sequence ATGCGCGCGAAACCCCTGTATACCGCTGCTGTGATCATTTACCTCGCGGTACTGGCCTATGTGTTTCTGCGGTGGGACGCCATCCCGGATCCAGTGCCGATGCACATCGGCCCCGCCGGCGAGATCGACAGTTGGGCGCCGAAAACTTGGCTGTCGGTCACGGCTGTGACGCTGATCGGCTTAGTGATCACGGTTGGGGTGGCGGCAACGCTGCCGTCGATAAGCTTGGCCCGCATTGGACACGATCAACCTGCAGGCGGCGAACTTCCGTTCTCCGAGACTGCGGCGAAGCGCGCGGAGTGGCTGCACGAGACGACCAACCTGATGCTGGCTCAGGTTGTGCTCGGTGCAGCTGTCCTTCTGGCGGTGGTCCAGATCATGCTCATTTTTCCTGACGCGCCGATCTCAACCTGGTCCTTTCTGATTCTGTTTGGCGCGTTCATGGTCTTCACCCTCGTGCTTGCGTGGCGCCTGCACCGGACCGCGAAAGAGGGCTTCACCCGCATCGAACCGGACCAGGCGGAGCGGATCCGGATTGAGCGCCTGGGAACGAAGGCTGGGATGGGTGTGTACTCAGCGCCCGAGGATCCGACGGCCGTGGCGGTGTTGCCGGCTGAGCCGGGCAAACTGCAAATCAACACTGCGCACCCGGCAGGCAAACGTGCGCTGACGCGGATCGCGCTCTCGTTGGTGGGCATGATGATCGGCATTCTTGTCATTTCGATTCTGGCGTAG
- a CDS encoding thermonuclease family protein: MSTRKPFNRKRRNMKRDALVLGALLIVVLAVTAVLAVLAKFGSKPDQELVFRVIDGDTFDIQPAEDPTRIRLIGIDAPEQSECLYEESKDYLYTTLWPRTDIRLEYDVQRQDQYGRDLGAVFLPDGTFINEEIVKAGWARAVEYPPNVKYTARLQAAEAYAKQHNLGIHAVPDECLLPTEVAKQAKARYEKDPDPFYKDVMRDAVERTKNFTYREQALEYIDSL; this comes from the coding sequence GTGAGCACCCGCAAACCTTTCAACCGCAAGCGGCGCAACATGAAGCGCGATGCGCTGGTGCTTGGTGCGCTGCTCATTGTTGTCCTCGCTGTAACCGCAGTGTTGGCAGTGCTGGCCAAGTTTGGCTCCAAGCCCGACCAGGAACTGGTGTTTCGGGTCATCGACGGAGACACCTTTGATATCCAGCCGGCCGAGGATCCGACGCGAATACGTCTGATCGGTATCGACGCACCGGAGCAAAGCGAGTGCCTGTACGAGGAGTCGAAGGACTACCTATACACCACCCTGTGGCCGCGCACGGACATTCGCCTGGAGTATGACGTGCAGCGGCAGGACCAGTACGGGCGCGATCTCGGCGCCGTGTTCCTGCCGGATGGCACGTTCATCAACGAGGAGATTGTCAAAGCGGGCTGGGCCCGGGCCGTGGAGTATCCGCCGAACGTGAAGTACACCGCCCGCCTCCAGGCAGCTGAAGCTTATGCGAAGCAGCACAACCTGGGCATCCACGCGGTGCCGGACGAGTGCTTGCTACCGACCGAGGTGGCAAAACAGGCCAAAGCCCGTTACGAGAAGGATCCGGACCCCTTCTACAAGGACGTGATGCGCGACGCGGTGGAGCGCACGAAGAACTTCACCTACCGCGAGCAGGCGCTAGAGTACATCGACTCGTTGTAA
- a CDS encoding NAD-dependent deacylase: MSTPNTSSTSSTHEQAREILSKASHIEVFTGAGMSADSGIATYRDAVTGLWENVDPQAMASIDAWHIDPDTMFAWYLWRAHLVQQAEPNAGHIAIANTPGATVTTQNIDNLHERAGSKEVAHLHGSLFEFRCSLCDEPFSAPIDIPTEQVPTVHPPECPVCGGLVRPGVVWFGEALPQEEWRIAEERMKTADAVLIVGTSGVVFPAAGLPMMAHAREIPIIEVTPMRTDLSRLATVVVEDTAARALPQILPVS, encoded by the coding sequence ATGAGCACCCCCAACACGTCCAGCACCTCCAGCACGCACGAGCAAGCACGCGAGATTCTGAGCAAGGCCAGCCACATCGAGGTTTTCACCGGCGCGGGCATGAGCGCCGACAGCGGCATCGCCACCTACCGCGATGCCGTGACCGGTCTTTGGGAGAATGTCGACCCGCAGGCCATGGCATCCATCGACGCTTGGCATATCGACCCGGACACGATGTTCGCTTGGTATCTCTGGCGCGCCCACCTCGTGCAGCAGGCGGAACCCAACGCCGGCCACATCGCGATCGCAAACACGCCCGGGGCCACAGTCACCACCCAAAACATCGACAACCTGCACGAGCGGGCAGGCAGCAAGGAAGTCGCGCACCTGCACGGTTCGCTGTTCGAGTTTCGCTGCTCGCTTTGCGACGAACCCTTCAGCGCACCGATTGACATCCCGACCGAACAGGTGCCGACCGTTCACCCGCCGGAATGCCCCGTCTGCGGTGGATTGGTCCGCCCCGGAGTGGTGTGGTTTGGCGAGGCGCTTCCGCAGGAAGAATGGCGAATCGCCGAGGAGCGTATGAAAACCGCCGACGCGGTGTTAATCGTTGGCACCTCAGGTGTGGTCTTTCCCGCTGCCGGTCTGCCGATGATGGCGCACGCCCGCGAGATCCCGATCATCGAGGTCACCCCGATGCGCACGGACCTGTCGCGCCTGGCCACGGTGG